One window of Alkalispirochaeta americana genomic DNA carries:
- the motB gene encoding flagellar motor protein MotB, which translates to MAGDRKKCKKCPPEGAPDYMLTYGDMVTLLLTFFVMLLTTATIDGHQLRLILAAFPGLGSLEGGNTLEAGPLAELGNTIESLPSMERGRALSEARREAISIFQPEIQSEMVRVQEDERGLVISLAGDSFFETASARVRIEQTRGILQRLSRLLSLEILSERTFRIEGHTDNIATDPNGPWPSNWELSTERALAVLRYLAEFGVEESQFQVMGLGEHRPLYDNTTAEGRAYNRRVDVIILTDGHL; encoded by the coding sequence ATGGCAGGTGATCGGAAAAAATGCAAGAAATGTCCTCCCGAAGGCGCGCCCGACTATATGCTCACCTACGGAGACATGGTGACGCTGTTGCTTACCTTCTTCGTGATGCTCCTTACCACTGCCACCATTGATGGCCATCAGTTGCGGCTTATACTGGCCGCCTTTCCCGGTCTGGGAAGCCTCGAGGGAGGAAACACCCTTGAGGCGGGGCCACTGGCAGAACTTGGTAATACTATAGAATCTCTCCCCTCCATGGAGCGGGGCAGGGCCCTGAGCGAGGCCCGCCGCGAGGCGATCAGCATTTTTCAGCCCGAGATACAGTCCGAGATGGTGCGTGTCCAGGAAGATGAACGGGGGCTCGTGATATCCCTGGCAGGTGATTCGTTCTTTGAGACCGCCAGTGCCCGGGTCCGGATCGAGCAAACCCGGGGGATCCTGCAACGTCTCTCTCGTCTTCTCTCTCTGGAAATACTTTCCGAGAGGACTTTTCGAATAGAAGGTCATACCGATAATATCGCGACTGACCCCAATGGTCCCTGGCCGTCGAACTGGGAGCTCTCCACTGAACGGGCTCTGGCAGTGTTGCGGTATCTGGCGGAGTTTGGTGTGGAGGAATCCCAGTTCCAGGTGATGGGGCTTGGTGAACACCGCCCTCTTTACGATAATACAACTGCCGAGGGACGGGCGTATAATCGCCGGGTTGATGTTATAATACTTACCGACGGTCACTTGTGA
- a CDS encoding flagellar basal body-associated FliL family protein, which yields MSDDLFDPEDESGGEDKPAAGKKKIGFLPAVVIDILKWSAIVIGAIVFIVVVVVITVRAMGGGARADTTRLPLHSEYERGGAEMLDWFSQIGDVRGTTRDEVRRTFIVTPHIGYRPESDATLQELIRREIQIREAVAIYFSSRSIRELEGVENRLRVKQDLREEINRIMVNRVRDVAFSRYEFIEF from the coding sequence ATGTCTGATGACTTATTTGATCCGGAAGATGAATCGGGCGGTGAAGACAAGCCTGCAGCGGGGAAAAAGAAAATCGGTTTTCTCCCCGCCGTTGTTATTGATATTCTCAAGTGGAGCGCCATCGTTATTGGTGCCATAGTATTTATCGTAGTGGTGGTGGTAATCACCGTCCGGGCCATGGGCGGAGGTGCCAGGGCAGATACCACACGCCTTCCCCTGCATAGCGAGTACGAGCGGGGCGGCGCCGAAATGCTGGACTGGTTCAGCCAGATTGGCGATGTCCGGGGCACCACCAGGGATGAGGTGCGGCGAACCTTTATCGTCACCCCCCACATCGGATATCGCCCCGAGTCGGACGCGACCCTGCAGGAATTAATCCGGCGGGAGATCCAGATTCGTGAGGCGGTTGCGATATACTTTTCTTCCCGGTCTATCCGGGAACTGGAAGGGGTAGAGAACCGCCTGCGGGTAAAACAGGATCTCCGGGAAGAGATCAACAGGATCATGGTGAACCGGGTCCGCGACGTGGCGTTCAGTCGCTATGAGTTCATCGAGTTCTAG
- the fliM gene encoding flagellar motor switch protein FliM, whose protein sequence is MNEVLSQDEIDQLLTAISSGDVDTDDFSQPTESRKIKIYDFKRPDKFSKEQIRTVSIMHETFARLTTTALSAQLRSLVQVHVASVDQLTYEEFIRSIPNPTTLGVINMDPLKGSAILEIDPAITFSIIDRLFGGQGEGTKVTRDLTDIETSVMEGIIVRILGNMREAWSQVIDLRPRLGQIETNPQFAQIVPPTEMVVLVTLETKVGEVEGMMNFCIPYLTIEPIISKLSAQYWYSSVRRGATTENLNILRERLSTIAVPMVVEIGSMDLTVRDVLSLTVGDVIRLQDSHIYDHMALRVGDRKKFWCKPGQIANKLAVQVTGRIEAIETEEFEELVAEEGE, encoded by the coding sequence ATGAACGAAGTTCTGTCTCAGGACGAGATAGACCAACTCCTCACAGCGATCTCATCGGGAGATGTGGACACTGATGATTTTTCTCAGCCCACAGAATCGCGGAAGATCAAGATCTATGACTTCAAGCGACCCGACAAGTTCTCCAAGGAGCAGATCCGCACTGTCTCGATCATGCATGAAACCTTTGCCCGACTCACAACAACCGCCCTGAGCGCCCAGTTGCGGAGTCTCGTACAGGTTCACGTGGCAAGTGTGGATCAGCTCACCTACGAGGAGTTCATTCGCTCAATTCCGAACCCCACAACCTTGGGGGTGATCAATATGGATCCCCTGAAGGGATCGGCAATCCTGGAGATCGACCCGGCAATCACCTTCTCCATCATCGATCGGCTCTTTGGCGGCCAGGGTGAGGGAACCAAGGTGACCAGAGATCTTACCGATATCGAAACCTCCGTGATGGAGGGAATCATCGTGAGGATTCTCGGAAACATGCGAGAAGCCTGGTCCCAGGTGATTGATCTGCGGCCCCGGCTCGGGCAAATCGAAACAAACCCCCAGTTCGCGCAGATCGTGCCGCCCACAGAAATGGTCGTTCTGGTTACGCTTGAGACAAAGGTCGGTGAGGTTGAGGGGATGATGAACTTCTGTATTCCTTACCTTACCATTGAGCCGATTATCTCCAAGCTTTCGGCTCAGTACTGGTACTCCTCGGTGCGGCGTGGAGCCACCACGGAGAACCTGAATATCCTGAGGGAACGCCTCTCTACCATTGCGGTTCCCATGGTGGTAGAGATCGGATCCATGGATCTCACCGTCCGGGACGTCCTTTCCCTGACGGTGGGGGATGTCATTCGCCTCCAGGATTCTCATATTTACGACCATATGGCGCTCCGCGTGGGAGACCGAAAAAAGTTCTGGTGTAAACCGGGGCAGATCGCAAACAAGCTTGCCGTTCAGGTGACCGGGCGGATCGAGGCGATCGAGACGGAAGAGTTTGAAGAACTCGTGGCGGAAGAAGGAGAGTAG
- the fliN gene encoding flagellar motor switch protein FliN: MSDGSLSQDEIDALLAGTGNIDLGESSSGGSSSSGGSLEGLKAALSETVQQQQSNMAMITSQDVKMNAPTVNSGVPSGFSGQVVRISYRLGDAGDHAYILSADDAVKIAAASMGLDGVELDDASLNAVQEVFAQVSGPVINTLSEKTGATIMPEPPKAEIVTADSLGLPGDPVYARYAVTLGDSDSVVIYEIFESSFAARLEGGAGAPDMMNGGMGMGMNMGGMSSPGGQMGQMGGGQMGGGQMGGGQMGGGFPGGAMQQPPGGGGMFGSGANVQSVQFPNLQQSTGISEHGNIGLLMDVYMEMTVELGRTKKLIREILGMGEGTIIELDKLAGEPVDILVNHKLIAKGEVVVIDENFGVRVTEIVSPMERVSDMT; this comes from the coding sequence ATGAGTGATGGATCCCTGTCCCAGGATGAAATAGATGCACTGTTGGCCGGTACAGGCAACATAGATCTCGGTGAAAGCTCCTCCGGTGGATCGTCCTCTTCGGGAGGGTCTCTGGAGGGGCTGAAGGCGGCCCTTTCCGAGACGGTGCAGCAGCAACAGTCCAACATGGCCATGATAACCAGTCAGGACGTCAAAATGAATGCCCCCACGGTGAACTCCGGAGTTCCCAGCGGGTTTAGCGGTCAGGTGGTTCGTATCAGCTACCGCTTGGGCGACGCCGGGGATCATGCCTATATCCTCTCTGCGGACGATGCCGTCAAGATCGCTGCCGCCTCGATGGGGCTTGACGGGGTGGAGCTCGACGATGCCTCGCTGAACGCAGTCCAGGAGGTTTTTGCCCAGGTTTCGGGGCCGGTGATCAATACTCTGAGTGAGAAAACCGGTGCCACCATCATGCCTGAGCCTCCCAAGGCGGAAATCGTAACGGCCGATTCCCTTGGGTTGCCCGGTGATCCTGTCTACGCCCGCTACGCCGTCACACTGGGCGATAGTGATTCGGTGGTGATCTACGAAATCTTTGAAAGCTCCTTTGCCGCCCGTCTTGAGGGCGGCGCCGGTGCTCCCGACATGATGAACGGGGGGATGGGCATGGGCATGAACATGGGGGGCATGTCCTCTCCCGGAGGCCAGATGGGCCAAATGGGTGGGGGCCAGATGGGCGGAGGCCAAATGGGCGGAGGCCAGATGGGTGGCGGATTTCCTGGTGGAGCCATGCAGCAGCCTCCGGGCGGAGGAGGAATGTTCGGCTCCGGGGCTAACGTCCAGTCTGTGCAGTTTCCGAATCTCCAGCAAAGCACGGGCATTTCCGAGCACGGTAATATCGGGTTGCTCATGGACGTCTACATGGAGATGACCGTTGAGCTGGGCCGCACCAAAAAGCTTATTCGTGAAATTCTCGGAATGGGAGAGGGTACCATCATCGAGCTGGATAAACTGGCTGGAGAGCCCGTAGATATTCTGGTGAACCACAAGCTGATCGCGAAGGGAGAGGTTGTGGTCATCGATGAGAACTTTGGTGTCCGTGTAACCGAAATCGTATCGCCCATGGAGCGGGTTTCCGATATGACCTGA
- a CDS encoding flagellar biosynthetic protein FliO, translated as MIDEAPLLQEGRDESVFRFQGAPAEGAAEAAGDGGNTRAFGIGDLLRMVLVLLLVIGAVYGIISFLRRRVPHVRTEEDSPLRLLASRDLGTNTWLYAVMVGREVLLLGGGEGSLQLISRVEDQETIDELVLAGSQKTAKDETPPSFGVLLGRLAGNAVAPGNGTAAQPPRSFLAAQQERLRKMRR; from the coding sequence GTGATTGATGAAGCGCCTCTTCTCCAGGAGGGACGTGACGAGAGCGTCTTCCGGTTTCAGGGGGCGCCTGCAGAAGGGGCTGCTGAGGCAGCCGGTGACGGGGGCAATACCAGGGCCTTTGGGATCGGTGATCTCCTTCGCATGGTGCTGGTCCTGCTTCTGGTCATTGGGGCGGTCTATGGAATCATCTCTTTCCTTCGCCGGAGGGTTCCTCATGTCCGGACCGAGGAGGATTCTCCTCTGCGGCTTCTGGCCTCGCGGGACTTGGGGACAAACACCTGGCTCTACGCGGTCATGGTCGGCCGGGAGGTGCTTCTCCTGGGCGGCGGAGAGGGATCGCTTCAGCTTATCTCCCGTGTGGAAGATCAGGAAACAATAGACGAGCTTGTCCTGGCGGGGTCGCAGAAAACGGCAAAAGACGAAACCCCGCCCTCCTTTGGAGTTCTTCTGGGCCGATTGGCGGGGAACGCCGTTGCTCCCGGCAACGGAACCGCAGCACAACCTCCCCGCTCCTTTCTGGCAGCTCAACAGGAACGGCTGAGAAAGATGCGGCGATGA
- the fliP gene encoding flagellar type III secretion system pore protein FliP (The bacterial flagellar biogenesis protein FliP forms a type III secretion system (T3SS)-type pore required for flagellar assembly.) has protein sequence MRRPCFLAVAVLSLLLLSTALPVSLSAQSVRDRDVNTLGDPLLSPAPGETGLQIPFLDLQLRGPDGGAEVAFSLQLLLMLAVLSLSPSIIIIMTCFLRIAIVLDFVKRALSLQQVPPTQVLMAIALFMTVFIMMPTLTEIYDDAYVPLRDGEIGLDTAYSRFEGPLRIFMFRQMERDTRSVELFMRMADLDRPETLADVPTHVLIPAFVLNELTVAFKIGILLFIPFIVVDMVVASVLMSMGMIMLPPVMISMPFKLILFVLVDGWNLIIQQLVVGFGGFS, from the coding sequence ATGAGACGGCCCTGTTTTCTGGCTGTGGCGGTTCTGTCGCTTCTCCTCCTGTCGACAGCGTTGCCTGTATCGTTGTCGGCCCAATCTGTGCGAGACCGCGATGTGAATACCCTGGGTGATCCTCTCCTCTCGCCGGCGCCGGGTGAAACAGGGCTGCAAATTCCCTTTCTGGATCTGCAACTTCGTGGACCCGATGGCGGGGCCGAGGTTGCCTTTTCGCTCCAGCTTCTGCTGATGCTGGCCGTTTTGAGCCTTTCCCCGTCGATCATTATTATCATGACCTGTTTTCTGAGGATCGCCATCGTCCTGGACTTTGTGAAACGGGCGCTCTCGCTTCAGCAAGTTCCTCCCACCCAGGTTCTCATGGCGATTGCTCTCTTTATGACGGTTTTTATCATGATGCCTACTCTGACGGAGATCTACGACGACGCCTACGTTCCGCTGAGAGACGGGGAGATTGGTCTGGACACTGCCTACAGTCGCTTTGAAGGACCCTTGCGAATCTTCATGTTTCGTCAAATGGAACGGGATACTCGCAGTGTGGAACTTTTTATGCGCATGGCCGATCTGGACCGCCCCGAGACACTCGCTGATGTCCCCACCCATGTGCTGATCCCGGCGTTTGTTCTGAACGAGCTCACGGTGGCGTTTAAAATCGGGATACTCCTTTTTATTCCCTTTATCGTGGTTGATATGGTGGTTGCTTCAGTGCTCATGTCCATGGGTATGATCATGTTGCCGCCGGTGATGATCTCCATGCCCTTCAAGTTGATTCTTTTCGTGCTGGTTGATGGTTGGAATCTGATCATCCAGCAGCTTGTGGTAGGTTTCGGAGGGTTCTCATGA
- the fliQ gene encoding flagellar biosynthesis protein FliQ produces MSLGQAVTIFRSGIFQLLIVASPILLIAMVTGLIISILQATTSIQEQTLTFVPKIAAILLALIYFGPWIMQMLMQYTLTLLNQIGSM; encoded by the coding sequence ATGAGTCTCGGCCAGGCGGTTACCATTTTCAGGAGCGGGATTTTTCAGCTGTTGATTGTAGCTTCGCCCATCCTCCTGATTGCCATGGTGACGGGTTTGATTATCAGCATCCTCCAGGCTACCACAAGCATCCAGGAACAGACCCTCACCTTCGTGCCCAAGATCGCGGCGATTCTTCTGGCTCTGATCTATTTTGGCCCCTGGATCATGCAAATGCTGATGCAATATACCCTGACGCTGCTGAATCAGATCGGGAGCATGTAA
- the fliR gene encoding flagellar biosynthetic protein FliR, which translates to MVLDGIVLNAPIFLLVFVRVYALLKVSPITSSEAIPGLALSAVAFFTAFAVLPSVISGGYPLPETGLDFILLAVGEMLIGILTGMFLVLLFSVFQLAGQFFSLQMGFGASQVFDPMAQIEIPLVGQFLNMIAMMVFIISGGMQRIFLQGVQGTFSAMTAPSLATAGADVMPLVTGSLGRLFEQSLVLSFPILGTLFLLQVTMGLFGKAAPQMNLLMLGFPMAIGLAFLLIFLTMPFLVEAFEIVIDGAFHQIDMLFSASAGPGLSPGGGP; encoded by the coding sequence ATGGTACTCGATGGGATCGTCCTGAACGCACCAATCTTTCTCCTGGTTTTTGTCCGGGTCTATGCGTTGCTGAAGGTTTCGCCCATCACTTCTTCCGAGGCGATTCCCGGTCTGGCCCTGTCGGCTGTGGCGTTTTTTACCGCCTTTGCGGTGCTTCCCTCGGTGATCTCCGGAGGTTATCCCCTGCCGGAAACGGGCCTGGATTTTATTCTCCTGGCCGTGGGAGAGATGCTGATCGGTATCCTCACGGGGATGTTTCTGGTGTTGCTTTTCTCCGTTTTCCAGCTGGCGGGTCAGTTTTTTTCGCTCCAGATGGGATTTGGAGCGTCCCAGGTCTTTGATCCCATGGCGCAGATCGAGATCCCCCTGGTGGGACAATTTCTCAATATGATCGCGATGATGGTCTTCATTATCTCCGGAGGGATGCAGCGGATTTTCCTTCAGGGGGTCCAGGGAACATTTTCGGCAATGACCGCCCCCAGCCTTGCCACGGCCGGAGCCGATGTGATGCCCCTTGTGACGGGTAGTTTGGGAAGGCTCTTTGAACAGAGCCTGGTCCTCTCGTTTCCCATTCTGGGTACTCTTTTTCTGCTACAGGTAACGATGGGGCTTTTCGGAAAGGCTGCTCCCCAGATGAACCTGCTCATGCTGGGCTTTCCCATGGCGATCGGCCTGGCCTTCCTGCTGATCTTTCTTACCATGCCCTTTCTGGTGGAGGCCTTCGAGATTGTGATCGACGGTGCATTCCATCAGATAGATATGCTTTTCAGCGCTTCCGCAGGGCCAGGGCTTTCCCCGGGAGGCGGTCCGTGA
- the flhB gene encoding flagellar biosynthesis protein FlhB, translating into MRECAPSASEESALLVSEELLRDQLAAMHLQWFAAEEEGRTEDPTEQKIRKSREEGKVAKSPDVSSAVVMLFSVVALGLLGTYMLELILEMTRFYLARAGELDPGESGLLMRAFYGFFPRIILPLALVSFVAAIFGNVVQFGFLFTTKPISPDINRVAPNVGKWAKRSFLSVEALYNFMRNIGKVILIGTVSYLLVRSRFDMLTSMIRLPYQQSFAFVAQTVFILLLTASLLLLFISLFDYAFQRQQHREQLKMTKQEVKEERKQFEGDPQVKNRMRQRMQDLLSRNMVQNVQTADVVVTNPTHFAVAIRYDPATMSAPTVTAKGQDEAALRIRRIAQEAGVPMIENKPLARAVYAEVEIGDEIPEKYFEAMVIVLREVYRMTGKKVMYG; encoded by the coding sequence GTGAGAGAGTGCGCCCCCTCTGCATCGGAAGAGTCGGCTCTCCTTGTTTCTGAAGAGCTCCTGCGGGATCAGCTCGCGGCCATGCATCTCCAGTGGTTCGCTGCCGAGGAGGAAGGACGAACCGAGGACCCCACCGAGCAGAAGATCCGCAAGTCCCGGGAAGAGGGAAAGGTTGCAAAAAGCCCCGACGTGAGTTCCGCCGTGGTGATGCTTTTCTCTGTGGTGGCTTTGGGGCTTCTGGGGACCTATATGCTGGAACTGATTCTGGAGATGACCCGTTTCTATCTTGCCCGGGCGGGGGAGCTTGATCCGGGAGAGTCGGGCTTGCTCATGAGAGCTTTCTACGGTTTCTTTCCGCGTATTATTTTGCCCCTTGCGCTGGTCTCCTTTGTTGCGGCGATTTTTGGGAATGTTGTTCAGTTCGGGTTTCTCTTTACCACAAAACCGATCAGCCCTGATATAAACCGTGTGGCACCCAATGTGGGGAAATGGGCGAAACGCTCCTTTCTTTCGGTGGAAGCGCTGTATAATTTTATGCGGAATATTGGTAAAGTTATTCTTATCGGGACGGTTTCGTATCTGCTGGTGAGAAGTCGTTTTGACATGCTGACCAGTATGATCCGGCTGCCCTACCAGCAATCCTTTGCATTTGTGGCGCAGACTGTCTTCATATTGCTGTTGACAGCGTCGTTGCTTCTGCTTTTTATCAGTCTCTTTGACTACGCCTTCCAGCGGCAACAGCATCGGGAACAGTTAAAAATGACCAAGCAGGAAGTGAAAGAGGAGCGCAAGCAGTTTGAGGGTGATCCTCAAGTGAAGAACCGCATGCGGCAACGAATGCAGGATCTTCTCTCGCGCAACATGGTTCAGAATGTCCAGACTGCCGATGTGGTGGTTACGAACCCGACCCACTTCGCCGTGGCGATCCGTTACGATCCGGCCACGATGAGCGCCCCCACGGTTACGGCCAAGGGGCAGGACGAAGCGGCTCTGCGGATACGGCGTATTGCCCAGGAGGCGGGGGTTCCCATGATAGAAAACAAGCCCCTGGCCAGAGCCGTCTATGCCGAGGTTGAGATAGGGGACGAGATCCCGGAGAAGTATTTTGAAGCGATGGTTATTGTTTTGCGCGAGGTCTACCGGATGACGGGGAAAAAGGTGATGTATGGCTGA
- the flhA gene encoding flagellar biosynthesis protein FlhA, whose amino-acid sequence MADSPRTEQTGFLPGAGRRSDLIVAIGVVVIIMMLIIPLPTVLLDTLMIANLLLGLLTILIVLYTRDALDFSVFPTLLLVTTVYGLALNVSSTRLILSQGELFSGQIVRAFAAFVVGTEGSEGLVIGLIIFIILVAVQFVVITKGATRVAEVAARFTLDALPGKQMAIEAEYNNGSLSEEQMTKKKLALEREVDFYGAMDGASKFVSGNVKVGILITVVNIIGGLIVGTSIHGESINNALYTYVSLTIGDGLVSQFPALLISTATGLIVTRAISDGTFGEDVATQFSNQSRVYWIASAFLLILAVLPGFPWYVLVPLAALTAFTAYRLQNRDREAAEAEVALAEAAPQAPAQAEPTHVAPLDPLSMELGYGLIPLVDKEKGAELLDRITSIRREMALELGLVVPRIRIIDNMRLGPNDYSLKIRGVEVGRGTIRMGRYLSINPGGVREEVEGEATQDPAFGLPALWIAEANRERAERAGYTVVDPPSIAATHLTEVIKRHASDLLGRQEVRQMLDQLKPDYPAVVDEVNNVLGLGEIQKVLQGLLHEQVSIRNQVVILETLADYAPMSKEISFLIEKTRQALGRQICLQYADEDRLLRVITIDPALEQQIVDSRVDTASGPVSALPPAQHREWVSGVAGMVRRMQEQGALPVILCSEAARRLVKQSLLRDIPDAAVLSIPEISSDISVESLGQIEIQPQSEDG is encoded by the coding sequence ATGGCTGATTCTCCCCGGACAGAGCAGACAGGTTTCCTCCCGGGAGCCGGACGGAGGAGCGATCTGATCGTGGCGATCGGCGTTGTGGTGATCATCATGATGCTGATCATTCCGCTGCCCACGGTCCTTCTCGACACGCTCATGATAGCGAACCTCCTCCTGGGGCTCTTGACGATCCTGATTGTCCTCTATACTCGGGACGCTCTGGATTTCTCTGTCTTTCCCACGCTGCTCCTGGTAACTACTGTTTACGGTCTGGCGTTGAACGTCTCATCGACACGGCTCATCCTGAGTCAGGGAGAGCTTTTTTCAGGACAAATTGTCCGCGCCTTTGCCGCCTTCGTTGTAGGTACCGAGGGTTCCGAGGGGCTGGTGATCGGGCTGATCATCTTCATTATCCTGGTGGCGGTCCAGTTTGTGGTTATCACCAAGGGAGCAACCCGGGTTGCCGAGGTTGCTGCACGGTTCACCCTTGACGCGTTGCCAGGAAAGCAGATGGCGATCGAGGCTGAGTACAACAACGGCTCCCTCTCGGAAGAGCAGATGACCAAGAAGAAGCTCGCCCTGGAACGGGAAGTTGACTTCTACGGAGCCATGGACGGAGCGAGCAAGTTCGTCTCGGGAAACGTAAAGGTCGGTATTCTGATCACCGTGGTGAACATTATTGGAGGGCTCATCGTGGGAACATCGATCCACGGTGAGTCCATCAACAATGCCCTGTATACCTATGTATCTCTTACCATTGGCGATGGTCTGGTTTCGCAGTTTCCGGCGCTTTTGATCAGCACCGCCACAGGTTTGATCGTGACTCGGGCGATCTCTGATGGCACCTTTGGCGAGGATGTGGCAACCCAGTTCAGTAACCAGTCCCGGGTGTACTGGATTGCTTCGGCCTTCCTTCTGATTCTGGCTGTCCTGCCGGGGTTTCCCTGGTATGTGCTGGTGCCGCTCGCCGCGTTGACGGCTTTCACAGCATACCGGCTTCAGAACAGGGACCGGGAAGCTGCCGAGGCTGAGGTAGCCCTGGCAGAAGCGGCTCCCCAGGCCCCGGCCCAGGCGGAACCCACCCACGTTGCTCCTCTGGATCCGCTTTCCATGGAGTTGGGGTATGGTCTGATCCCCCTGGTGGACAAGGAAAAGGGGGCAGAGCTTCTGGACCGGATTACCAGTATTCGCCGGGAAATGGCTTTGGAGCTGGGACTTGTGGTTCCCAGGATCAGAATAATTGATAACATGAGACTGGGGCCCAACGATTACAGTCTGAAGATACGAGGGGTCGAGGTGGGGCGCGGCACGATCCGCATGGGGCGCTACCTGAGCATCAACCCCGGGGGTGTTCGGGAAGAGGTTGAGGGAGAAGCCACCCAGGACCCGGCCTTCGGGCTCCCTGCCCTGTGGATTGCCGAGGCAAATCGGGAACGGGCTGAACGGGCGGGGTATACTGTGGTAGATCCGCCTTCGATCGCGGCGACGCATCTGACGGAGGTGATCAAACGCCATGCCTCAGACCTTCTGGGCCGACAGGAGGTTCGGCAGATGCTGGATCAGCTGAAACCTGATTATCCGGCCGTGGTGGATGAGGTGAATAATGTTCTGGGCTTGGGAGAGATTCAGAAGGTGCTTCAGGGGCTGCTTCACGAGCAAGTTTCAATCAGGAACCAGGTAGTTATTCTGGAGACCCTGGCAGATTACGCGCCGATGAGCAAGGAGATCAGCTTTCTGATCGAGAAAACCCGTCAGGCTCTGGGGCGGCAAATCTGCCTTCAGTACGCTGATGAAGATCGCCTGCTTCGTGTGATCACCATTGACCCGGCCCTGGAGCAGCAGATTGTGGATAGCCGCGTCGATACCGCCAGCGGTCCCGTGAGCGCTCTTCCTCCGGCGCAGCACCGGGAATGGGTGAGTGGTGTTGCCGGAATGGTGCGCCGGATGCAGGAGCAGGGTGCCTTGCCGGTGATCCTCTGCTCCGAGGCAGCCCGAAGGCTTGTGAAACAAAGCCTTCTTCGGGATATTCCCGATGCTGCCGTTCTCTCGATTCCCGAGATCTCTTCGGATATCTCGGTGGAATCCCTGGGACAAATTGAGATACAGCCACAGAGTGAGGATGGATAG
- the flhF gene encoding flagellar biosynthesis protein FlhF has product MDYFVEQAPTDQEVHAIIRQKYGDRARILARKEIRVGGILGLFRRTAVEVTGYCSHAPQAQKVVTRGSVAEERSKILEQVLNREGTGGAARGNPREKPAGPSSAGGESMESVLSEIRALRDTLVHQGSGKGGNDPPALQTICDVLEENDFSPVYIRKLVDSLRRDCTLDQLSDTDHLGQEVVARIKESISIYPWQERRRSPHVFVLVGPTGVGKTTTIAKLAAMYGAVADPPFDVRILTIDTYRIGALQQIQKYGEIMNIPVHAVESVGDMKNQLALHQDADFIFVDTIGKSPNDFGKLAEVNHLVQASGGEVHLAVSATTKRSDMEEILRQFEPFHYQAVVVTKIDETACVGGIISALKEKQKSVSFLTDGQSVPQDIERARLETFLRRLKDLPGGPAESSGSDYQGYEFPKAKERQE; this is encoded by the coding sequence ATGGATTATTTTGTGGAACAAGCACCCACCGACCAGGAGGTCCACGCGATTATTCGCCAGAAGTATGGTGATCGCGCGCGCATCCTTGCCCGCAAGGAGATTCGCGTTGGTGGCATCCTGGGGCTGTTCCGGCGTACGGCCGTGGAGGTCACAGGGTATTGCAGTCATGCCCCGCAGGCACAGAAAGTAGTCACGCGGGGGTCTGTGGCCGAGGAGAGGAGCAAAATTCTGGAGCAGGTTCTCAATCGCGAGGGAACGGGGGGAGCTGCTCGGGGTAATCCCCGGGAGAAACCGGCCGGGCCTTCATCGGCTGGGGGTGAATCCATGGAATCGGTTCTCTCGGAAATCAGAGCATTGCGGGATACCCTGGTTCATCAGGGATCGGGGAAGGGAGGGAACGATCCTCCTGCGCTTCAGACGATCTGCGACGTTTTGGAGGAGAATGATTTTTCTCCTGTCTATATCCGGAAGCTGGTTGATTCCCTGCGTCGGGACTGCACTCTGGATCAACTCTCTGATACTGATCACCTGGGGCAAGAGGTGGTGGCACGAATCAAGGAATCGATCTCGATCTATCCCTGGCAGGAACGGCGGCGGAGTCCTCACGTTTTTGTTCTGGTAGGGCCTACGGGGGTGGGGAAAACCACCACCATCGCCAAGCTGGCCGCTATGTACGGTGCGGTGGCAGATCCTCCCTTCGATGTGCGGATACTGACCATAGATACGTATCGAATCGGGGCGCTTCAACAGATTCAGAAATACGGTGAGATCATGAATATTCCTGTCCATGCTGTAGAAAGTGTGGGGGACATGAAAAACCAGTTGGCTCTCCACCAGGATGCTGACTTTATCTTTGTTGATACCATCGGGAAGAGTCCCAATGATTTCGGAAAACTTGCCGAAGTGAATCACCTGGTGCAAGCCTCGGGTGGGGAGGTTCATCTGGCGGTGAGCGCCACAACCAAGCGCTCCGACATGGAAGAAATTTTGCGCCAGTTCGAACCCTTTCATTACCAGGCCGTGGTGGTAACAAAAATTGATGAAACGGCCTGTGTCGGGGGGATCATCAGTGCCCTCAAGGAGAAGCAAAAATCCGTGAGTTTTCTCACCGATGGTCAAAGTGTTCCCCAGGATATAGAGCGGGCACGGCTGGAGACGTTTCTCCGCCGACTGAAGGATCTTCCCGGAGGCCCTGCTGAATCTTCGGGGTCCGATTATCAAGGCTATGAGTTCCCGAAAGCCAAGGAAAGGCAGGAATAG